A single window of Streptomyces aquilus DNA harbors:
- a CDS encoding HAMP domain-containing sensor histidine kinase, which yields MTRPAGREPRRLTRWWRRRSLRARLTVIAATAIAVSVFVAFQVASELLGWELQDSAKDQLRADSRVLATSAQRAGLAQLQLPPYPGSGRLVRVILPDGSTRTPTGQPALPPVSEPAERVARGASADLMESKGSDEDGYLIYTLRAGDGAVQVAQVADDSPINQFGFGMLLIGLLCVAGGALVGRTVARTGLAPIDRLTAAAVRVAHTRDLDADIPDEGGGEIRRLIQSINDMLAALRDSRRAQRLLAEDAAHELKTPLTSLRLNVELLIRLDRRGTLDSALPAESRTRLLNDLGAQVAELSTLVAELTDLARGDVSDESTELLDLADVVAAAATRACSRAPDVEVALDVTSVWVSGRPAALERAVLNLIDNAGKWSPADQPVQVRLRAGDATVVLEVDDAGPGIDAADVPRVFDRFYRADSARALPGSGLGLSIVQRVVDAHGGQVSVTRSARGGALLRVGLPAAAPPAPIARLTAGEDTAAS from the coding sequence GTGACCAGGCCCGCCGGCCGGGAACCGCGCCGGCTGACCCGATGGTGGCGCCGGCGGTCCCTGCGCGCCAGGCTGACGGTGATCGCGGCGACGGCCATCGCGGTCAGCGTGTTCGTGGCCTTCCAGGTGGCCAGCGAACTCCTCGGCTGGGAGCTGCAGGACAGCGCCAAGGATCAGCTGCGCGCCGACTCCCGCGTCCTGGCGACGAGCGCGCAGCGCGCCGGTCTGGCGCAGCTCCAACTCCCGCCGTATCCCGGATCCGGTCGGCTGGTGCGGGTCATCCTGCCCGACGGCTCGACCCGGACGCCGACCGGCCAACCCGCGCTGCCCCCCGTCAGCGAGCCCGCCGAGCGCGTGGCGCGGGGCGCGTCGGCCGACCTCATGGAGTCGAAAGGCAGCGACGAGGACGGCTACCTCATCTACACGCTGCGGGCGGGCGACGGCGCGGTCCAGGTGGCCCAGGTCGCCGACGACAGCCCGATCAACCAGTTCGGGTTCGGCATGCTGCTGATCGGGCTGCTCTGCGTGGCCGGCGGCGCCCTGGTCGGGCGGACCGTGGCGCGGACCGGGCTGGCACCTATCGACCGGCTGACCGCCGCCGCGGTACGTGTCGCGCACACCCGGGATCTCGACGCCGACATCCCGGATGAGGGCGGCGGGGAGATCCGGCGGCTGATCCAGTCCATCAACGACATGCTCGCCGCGCTCCGGGACTCCCGGCGGGCCCAGCGGCTGCTGGCCGAGGACGCCGCCCACGAGCTCAAGACCCCGCTCACCAGCCTGCGCCTCAACGTCGAGCTGCTGATCCGGCTCGATCGGCGCGGCACCTTGGACAGCGCACTGCCGGCGGAGAGCCGGACCCGGCTGCTCAACGATCTCGGCGCCCAGGTGGCCGAGTTGAGCACCCTTGTCGCCGAGCTGACCGACCTGGCGCGCGGTGACGTCAGCGACGAGAGCACCGAGCTGCTCGACCTCGCCGACGTGGTGGCGGCCGCCGCGACCCGGGCATGTTCGCGCGCGCCCGACGTAGAGGTCGCACTGGACGTGACCTCCGTGTGGGTGAGCGGGCGTCCCGCTGCGCTTGAGCGGGCGGTGCTCAACCTCATCGACAACGCCGGCAAGTGGTCCCCCGCGGACCAGCCGGTCCAGGTCCGGCTCCGTGCCGGGGACGCGACGGTGGTGCTCGAGGTCGACGACGCCGGGCCGGGCATCGACGCCGCCGACGTACCGCGGGTGTTCGACCGGTTCTACCGTGCCGACAGCGCCCGGGCGTTGCCGGGATCCGGTCTGGGGCTGTCGATCGTGCAGCGGGTCGTCGACGCCCACGGCGGCCAGGTCAGCGTCACCCGCTCCGCACGCGGTGGCGCGCTGCTGCGGGTCGGCCTTCCGGCCGCGGCCCCGCCCGCCCCGATCGCGCGGCTCACCGCCGGGGAGGACACCGCGGCATCCTGA
- a CDS encoding response regulator transcription factor, with protein sequence MRIMIADDEAAIRESLERVLQVEGYDTSTVANGLAVLDGFSGADGDTLDLLILDVMMPRLGGLETCRRLRAAGRDLPVLMLTARDQVSDRVTGLDAGADDYLPKPFATEELLARVRALLRRRMPTDEESQILSFADVRLDPDRFEAWRGERPLRLTRTEFSLLQVLMSNATRVLTRDALFEAIWGFDMSATANNLQVYVSYLRRKMEAEGEPRLLYTLRGLGYVLRETPP encoded by the coding sequence GTGCGGATCATGATCGCGGATGATGAAGCGGCCATCCGTGAGTCGCTGGAGCGGGTGCTCCAGGTCGAGGGGTACGACACCAGCACCGTCGCCAACGGTCTCGCCGTGCTCGACGGGTTCAGCGGGGCCGACGGCGACACACTGGATCTCCTGATCCTCGACGTGATGATGCCCCGCCTCGGCGGGTTGGAGACCTGCCGGCGGTTGCGGGCCGCGGGTCGGGATCTGCCGGTGCTGATGCTGACCGCCCGCGATCAGGTCTCCGATCGGGTCACGGGGCTGGACGCGGGGGCCGACGACTACCTGCCCAAGCCGTTCGCCACCGAGGAGTTGCTGGCCCGGGTGCGGGCCCTGCTGCGCCGGCGCATGCCGACCGACGAGGAGTCACAGATCCTGTCGTTCGCCGACGTCCGGCTCGATCCCGACAGGTTCGAGGCGTGGCGGGGCGAGCGGCCGCTGCGCCTGACCCGGACCGAGTTCTCCCTCCTCCAGGTCCTCATGAGCAACGCGACCCGGGTCCTGACCCGCGACGCGCTGTTCGAGGCGATCTGGGGCTTCGACATGAGCGCCACCGCCAACAACCTCCAGGTATACGTGAGTTACCTGCGCCGCAAGATGGAGGCCGAGGGTGAGCCGCGCTTGCTCTACACGCTGCGCGGCCTGGGATACGTGCTGCGGGAGACTCCTCCGTGA
- a CDS encoding YwqG family protein gives MTDERYSRLAAEHLPGDLVERWTALLRPCARLRPAEAGEQIVAVLGGSPELPVTAPWPEWPGYGPLSFVASVRCAALPRYGLAQEFPQDGSLLFFYFDGQVDEDAFVSVDDPESWAGAQVVYVPENAPVLPTDTPPVLEAFPRVELTADTAQSAPDLWLPQARRALLGDARHWPHPRDTPAELKPFVRAFGRLRTRIDHQIGGHAVPVQGPVEYELANATLGGMQAWGDRPLDQEAERWVLLAQFGTDSDAKMTWGEEGALYWLIRSEDLAAHRFDEARLIVQV, from the coding sequence GTGACTGATGAGCGATACTCCCGGCTTGCCGCCGAGCATCTTCCGGGCGATCTTGTTGAGCGCTGGACAGCGCTCCTGCGCCCGTGCGCACGCCTGCGGCCCGCCGAGGCCGGCGAGCAGATCGTGGCTGTCCTTGGCGGGTCCCCGGAGCTTCCGGTCACGGCCCCCTGGCCCGAGTGGCCCGGGTACGGCCCCTTGTCCTTCGTCGCTTCAGTGCGGTGTGCCGCACTGCCCCGATACGGACTTGCCCAGGAGTTCCCCCAGGACGGATCCCTGCTCTTCTTCTACTTCGACGGCCAGGTGGACGAGGACGCCTTCGTGTCCGTCGACGACCCCGAGAGCTGGGCCGGGGCCCAGGTGGTGTACGTCCCGGAGAACGCCCCGGTCTTGCCAACCGACACTCCCCCTGTCCTGGAGGCGTTCCCGCGCGTGGAACTCACTGCGGACACCGCGCAAAGCGCCCCGGACCTGTGGCTGCCTCAGGCCCGGCGCGCCCTGCTCGGCGACGCCCGGCACTGGCCCCACCCCCGCGACACCCCGGCCGAACTCAAACCGTTCGTCCGCGCCTTCGGACGGCTGCGTACCCGCATCGACCACCAGATCGGCGGCCACGCCGTGCCCGTCCAGGGCCCGGTGGAGTACGAGCTCGCGAACGCGACACTCGGCGGCATGCAGGCGTGGGGCGACCGACCGCTGGACCAGGAAGCCGAACGCTGGGTTCTCCTTGCCCAGTTCGGCACCGACAGCGACGCGAAGATGACCTGGGGCGAGGAGGGCGCCCTCTACTGGCTCATCCGCTCCGAGGACCTCGCCGCCCACCGATTCGACGAGGCACGGCTCATCGTGCAGGTCTAG
- a CDS encoding FecCD family ABC transporter permease has protein sequence MLVVSLVCGVGLGAAGIGWPGVFRFLWAGLSGGTVHAGDAAAYTIVWEIRLPRVVLAAIVGAGLAAVGVAVQAMVRNALADPFVLGISSGAAVGANAVILLGAFAGLGVWALSVSAFASALAAMALVYAVARSPHGLTPLRLILTGTALAYGFEAVTTVMVFGAARGEAARSAMMWLLGSLGGATWAQVPLAAVTVAVGWAWLRWRAETLNALAMGDETSAALGVQPARLRRELFLVTAAMTGTVVAVSGAIGFVGLMVPHVVRMLVGADHRRVLAVAPLAGAVLLVWADVLSRLLLAPAELPVGVITAVVGVPAFLLLMRRGGYAFGGR, from the coding sequence ATGCTTGTCGTGTCGCTCGTGTGCGGTGTCGGACTGGGGGCCGCCGGGATCGGCTGGCCGGGCGTGTTCCGGTTCCTGTGGGCCGGGCTGAGCGGTGGGACCGTCCATGCCGGTGACGCGGCCGCCTACACCATCGTCTGGGAGATCCGGCTGCCGCGCGTGGTGCTGGCCGCGATCGTCGGGGCGGGTCTCGCGGCCGTCGGGGTCGCCGTGCAGGCCATGGTCCGCAACGCCCTCGCCGATCCCTTTGTGCTGGGGATCTCCTCGGGCGCGGCGGTCGGCGCCAACGCGGTCATCCTGTTGGGGGCGTTCGCCGGGTTGGGCGTGTGGGCGCTGTCGGTGTCGGCGTTCGCCTCGGCGCTCGCGGCCATGGCCCTCGTGTACGCCGTGGCCCGGTCGCCGCACGGACTCACTCCGCTGCGCCTGATCCTGACCGGGACGGCCCTGGCGTACGGCTTCGAGGCGGTCACCACGGTGATGGTGTTCGGGGCGGCCCGAGGTGAGGCGGCCCGCTCGGCGATGATGTGGCTGCTGGGCAGCTTGGGCGGGGCGACCTGGGCGCAAGTGCCGCTCGCCGCCGTGACCGTGGCCGTCGGGTGGGCGTGGCTGCGATGGCGGGCCGAGACGCTCAACGCGCTCGCCATGGGCGACGAGACCTCCGCCGCGCTCGGTGTGCAACCCGCCCGTCTGCGCCGGGAGTTGTTCCTTGTCACCGCCGCCATGACCGGGACCGTGGTCGCGGTCAGCGGTGCCATCGGCTTCGTCGGGCTGATGGTGCCGCACGTCGTACGCATGCTGGTCGGTGCCGACCACCGGCGCGTGCTCGCGGTGGCCCCCCTCGCCGGCGCCGTCCTGCTGGTGTGGGCGGACGTGCTGTCCCGGCTCCTGCTCGCGCCCGCCGAGCTGCCGGTCGGAGTGATCACCGCGGTGGTCGGAGTCCCCGCCTTCCTGCTGCTCATGCGGCGCGGCGGCTACGCGTTCGGAGGCCGCTGA